The following nucleotide sequence is from Burkholderiales bacterium.
CTGCGTTGCGACGGATTTCGGCCTGCACGATTTCTGGATTCAGCCGGGGGTCGATCGTTACTGCGTCGCGCACGAATCGATCGCGAGAGCGCAACGCCAGCGTCTCGACGCGAACAAGGTTCTTGCCACCGGTATTCCCCTGATGCCCGGCTTCCTTCAGCCGCCGGCCGCGCGCGAGGCACGGCAGGCACTGGGGCTCGACACCGATTCTCCGGTGGTGCTCGTGGCCGGAGGCGGGCTCGGACTGGGGGTGGACGCGGCGGCGGAAAAGCTGCTGACCAGTCCGCTGCGCTTGCAGATCCTGGCGGTCGCGGCACACAACAGCACGACCCATCGCTGCCTCTCGGCGCTGGCAGAGCATCATCGGGGACGGATCCGGTTGTGGGAGTGGACCGAGCGCATGGAACTGCTCATTCGCGCGGCGGACATCGTGGTGGGCAAACCAGGTGGACTCACCGTCGCGGAAGCCCTGGCCTGCGGGCGACCCCTGATCGCCACCCGTGCGCTGCGCGGACAGGAAGGGTTCAACGTGCGTTTCCTGGAGGAACATGAGGTGGGACGCCTGGTCTCCGAAAACGATCTGGTCGCCGCCATCGACGCATTGCTGGCCGATCGACTCTTGTTGACGCGGATGCAGGAGCGGGCGTGGCTGCTGGGCCGGCGCGATGGCGCCGATCGCATCGCAGAGCTGGCGCTCTCGCTGGCCGGACCTCGGGTACGCAGGGAGGTTCGCAGGCGCTGATGGATTGGCTGCGCCAGGTGCTGCGGGAAGTGCTGCGGCAGATCGACCGCCGCTACCAGCGCGCGCACCGCCTGCAGGCGGCAGGACCCGTGCTCTTCGTGGGGCGCGCCAGATACCGCGGACCGGTGATGCAGTTCGCCGACGATACGCTGCTCGAGCCGGGCGATGATGTGGGCATGTTGCACTTCAACAATGAGCGCTTCACCCGGATCGAAGGCGGCTCTTCACGCAGCACGGCGCTCGAGTTCGCACGCCTGATGATCCAGTCCCTGCACCACCTCGCCCACAAAGCGCGCACCGACCCGGCGCTTTCCGACCTCGCGGTCTTTCACGCCGTGAGCTGGCTTCCCGCCCACGGCGAACGCATCGGGTTTATCTGTGCACCCTATCCCGAAGGCTTGAAGAAGCGCTGGATGACACTGCACTTCAAGCTGCTGGTCTGGGCCTTCGCGCCGGCACGCGACAGTCGCTCGGCCTGGCCCGACCCGCACTACTTTTGGCTGACGCGCAAGGAACTGCTGAGGAGATTCCCGGAAAGTGACCAGGAGCCCGATGACATCGACCGCAGAAGCTACCGGCGTGCTGGCGCGCGGTCCGGCTGAGCGCCGGCACGTCTACCTGACCTTCGACGACGGGCCCGATCCGGCCTGGACGCCGCGCATCCTCGACGCGCTCGGGGAGGCGGGCCTCGTGGCGGCCTTCTTCACGATCGGAAAGCTGGCTCGCGTGGCGGGCGCCGTGGTGCGCCGCGCGGCGTCCGAAGGACATCTGATCGGCAACCACAGCTGGAGCCACCGCCACCCGTGGACGATGTCGCCGGAAGCGGCCCGGCGCGAAGTCCGCGACGGGGCCACGGCGCTGGCCGACGTCGCGGGCCAGGCTCCGGCCTTTTACCGGCCACCCCACGGACGCCTGCGCCGCTGCATGGTGGAGGAGGCACGCGCGGGTGGTCAGCGCGTGGTGCTGTGGAGCCGCAGCGCGGTGGATTGGGGGCCCCTGGGTTATGCAGCCGGAATCCAGTGGCGGCTCGCCCGGGTCGCTGCCGGAGACATCGTGCTCATGCACGACGGCGGGCGAGGCATCAATCGGCCCGATCAACTGATGCGCGCACTTCCGGAGTTTCTCTCGCGCCTGCGCCGGCAGCATCTGACCTCGGCTTCGTTGAGCGAACTCTGACCCGCTCGGCAGAATGCCCGGCCGATGCGCGCGCCGTGGCCTGTTCCGGCGTCAGCGCGCCGCACGGCAGCGCCCGGCAGGGCACCGACCGCGAGCGCGTCAATCTTTGCTGGCCTGTTGCGCAATGGAGCGTAGAATCTGTGGCTCGACATCGAAGAGGCTGCCACCAGCCGAATGAGCCCGTTCGGCTTCATGGCACGCATGACCGCATGCAAACGTACGTCCGCAGGCGCCCTCGCCCGCTGGGAATCTGTGTCCGCTGCGGCACGCCTTACGGCGAGCAATCCCTGGAAAGGACCGCCATCTGCTTGCAACCGCATCCGGATGGCGGGATGTGCGGCGGTCGCGTGACTTGGCGAGCCGACCCCAACGAGTGGGCAAAGTGCCCGGAGTGCGACGCTACGGGGTTGGTCGGCGAGAAGCCCTGCGCGCGCTGCAAAGGCGCCGGCTGGCTCTTGCAGGTCAGATAGCCTCCTCCAGGTCAGCGAAGCGGTATCGGACAAACAACGGAGAACGCATGCCTGCCTACCTCATCGCCGATGTGGACGTCCATGATCCGAAAGGCTACGAAGAGTATCGCCGCCTGGTCGGTCCTTCCCTGCAGAAATACGGGGCGCGGTTTCTCGCCCGTGGCGGCAGGATCGAGGTGCTGGAAGGCACCTGGGCTCCGACGCGGGTCGTGATCGTGGAGTTCGAGAACGCGGAGAAGGCCCGCCGCTGGTACCAGTCCGAGGAATACCGGCCGGCCAAGGAAGCGCGGCAGCGGGCTTCCACCGCGAATTTCATCCTAGTGGAAGGCGTGTAGCCGAGCGGCCGCCGACCCAGACCACAGTGCGATCGGGAGCCGCGATGCCCGCGTACCTGATTTCCGAAATCGAGATCCTCGATCCGGAGGGCTACGAGGAGTACCGTAGACTGGTCAAGCCGACGCTGGACAAGTACGGGGGGAAGTTCCTGGCTCGCGGCGGCAGGATCGAGGTGCTCGAAGGCCGCTGGAACCCCAGGCGCATCGTGATCTGCGAATTCGAGAACCTGGCCCGGGCACGCCAGTGGTACGACTCGCCGGAATACGAGAAAGCCAGGCAAATCCGCCAGCGGAACGCGCGCGCGAACATCATCGTTGTGGAAGGCGTGTAAGGCGCTGCGGCTCGGCGCCTTGCTCACGAGTCGAGCGGCCGAATCAGGTCCGGATCATCGTTCCCGGCCTTGTTGACCCGCGCGCTGACGGGATAGTGCTCGAACTCGGACAGCGCATGCGCGCGGGCGAGCTCAAGCGCTTCGTCTGCCTGGGTGAGCGTCGGATCGAGCCAGGCTGCATGGCTGTCGTCCGGCAGCGCGAGCGGCATGCGCGGGTGAATGGCGGCAAGCGCCGCTGTGGCCGGACGGGTGAGGATCGAGCAGGTCAGCAGGGGCTCTTCCTTGCCCGGAGGCGACCATGGCGCCATGAGCCCCGCGAAGCAGAAGAGCTTCCCGCCGGCCAGGCGTATGAAGCAGGGCTGCCTGACCTTCCTGACTTCGCCGGTTGCCGGATCCACCCGTTCGACTTCCTGCCATTCGTACCACCCTTCGGCGGGAAGAAGGCAGCGGGCGCGCTGCAAGCAATGCCGCCACATCGGCTTGGTGGCGGCCTCCTCGACGCGCGCATTGAACGTCAGTCTGGGCGGCTTTTCCCCTTTCCACCAAGTCGGGATCAGCCCCCAGCGTGCCTGGGCCAGCTGCACCGCCTGCAAGGTGCGCGACCACTTCAACACCGGCACGAGGCTGGTCGGCTGCACGTTGAAGCGCCGCGGAAACGGGGTGCCGCCGCTGCGACCAGCATGCCAGACACGCTCGATCGCGGCCTGCTCCGGACTGACGTAACGGCCACACATCGGCCTACATATTGCCGCGCCAGGCGGCCTCCGTCAGCGTGCGGTGGGGCTCGCCTTGCCGCCGTAAGCGGCCTGTAATGGGCGGCTTGGAATACTCGCACCACAGGAGGTCCGGCAGGCGGTCCTGGCCCAGGCCGCTTGTGTCGCCGTCACGCGCGTCGCGCCGGACAAACGGGAGGAGATGCGCATGGGACGACGCGTTGCCTTGCTCTTCGATGGTACCTGGAACAATCGAAAGGACCGGACCAATGTGGTGCGCATGCGCGATTCGATCCAATCCACCGGCCTTGAGGATCCCGAACAACCCTGCTACTACGACACCGGGGTAGGCACGCACTGGTATCGGCGCTTCACCGGCGGGGCATTCGGGCGCGGATTGTCGGAGAACATCCGCGCAGGCTATGCATGGCTCGCTCGGACCTACCGGCCGCAGGACGAAATCTTCCTGTTCGGTTTCAGTCGCGGCGCCTACACCGCCCGCAGTCTGGTCGGCCTGATTCGGAAGTGCGGTCTTCCGAAGAACGTCGACCAGGCGCTTCTGGACCAGGCTTACACCCTGTACCGCGACAAGAACATTGCCCCGGACGATCCTCCCGCGGTCGGTTTCCGGAACGCGCACTCACGCGAGATCCGGGTGCACTTCATCGGCGTCTGGGACACGGTCGGCGCACTCGGCATTCCGGTTTCGCACGTGCCCTTCGGCAGGGATTACTACCGCTGGCACGACACCGAACTTTCCAAGATCGTCGACTACGCCTACCACGCCGTAGCCATCGACGAACGGCGCAGGGACTACGCGGTGGCCGTGTGGACCCGGATCAAGCCCGAGAACCGCGAAGTGGAGCAGCGCTGGTTCATCGGAGCCCACGCCAACGTCGGCGGCGGGTATGACAAGGATCCGGTCGACACGCTGCCCAATCCGCCCCTGCGCTGGATCCAGGACAAAGCCGAAGCCGCGGGTTTACGCCTGAAGTCCAAAGTCGTGATCGGTCCCGATGACCATCTGGCCGAAGTCAACGACTCGTTCAAGGAGTTCATGTTCGGCCTCTACCAGCGCTTCAAGGATCCGTTCGCCCGTCCCTTCGGCTCCGGGGTGAATGAAACCGTCGACGAGAGCGTCTGGAACCGCTGGCGCTACGATCCCGAGTATCGCCCCGCGTCCCTGCTGCGGCATCCGGCCTGTCCGGAACTGTAATCCGGCGCGCGGCCGGCCCGCGGTTGCGCGTTGTGCGATCTATCGCGCAGCCTGCCCCCGGGGCACGATGAGGGACGCGCCCTTCAGGTCCGTCGGCAGGATCTCGAACAGCAGATGGGTATTGGGACGGCCGGTCTTGTTATTGACACGGT
It contains:
- a CDS encoding DUF1330 domain-containing protein — its product is MPAYLIADVDVHDPKGYEEYRRLVGPSLQKYGARFLARGGRIEVLEGTWAPTRVVIVEFENAEKARRWYQSEEYRPAKEARQRASTANFILVEGV
- a CDS encoding DUF1330 domain-containing protein, whose amino-acid sequence is MPAYLISEIEILDPEGYEEYRRLVKPTLDKYGGKFLARGGRIEVLEGRWNPRRIVICEFENLARARQWYDSPEYEKARQIRQRNARANIIVVEGV
- a CDS encoding SOS response-associated peptidase; this encodes MCGRYVSPEQAAIERVWHAGRSGGTPFPRRFNVQPTSLVPVLKWSRTLQAVQLAQARWGLIPTWWKGEKPPRLTFNARVEEAATKPMWRHCLQRARCLLPAEGWYEWQEVERVDPATGEVRKVRQPCFIRLAGGKLFCFAGLMAPWSPPGKEEPLLTCSILTRPATAALAAIHPRMPLALPDDSHAAWLDPTLTQADEALELARAHALSEFEHYPVSARVNKAGNDDPDLIRPLDS
- a CDS encoding DUF2235 domain-containing protein; translation: MGRRVALLFDGTWNNRKDRTNVVRMRDSIQSTGLEDPEQPCYYDTGVGTHWYRRFTGGAFGRGLSENIRAGYAWLARTYRPQDEIFLFGFSRGAYTARSLVGLIRKCGLPKNVDQALLDQAYTLYRDKNIAPDDPPAVGFRNAHSREIRVHFIGVWDTVGALGIPVSHVPFGRDYYRWHDTELSKIVDYAYHAVAIDERRRDYAVAVWTRIKPENREVEQRWFIGAHANVGGGYDKDPVDTLPNPPLRWIQDKAEAAGLRLKSKVVIGPDDHLAEVNDSFKEFMFGLYQRFKDPFARPFGSGVNETVDESVWNRWRYDPEYRPASLLRHPACPEL
- a CDS encoding polysaccharide deacetylase family protein, whose product is MTSTAEATGVLARGPAERRHVYLTFDDGPDPAWTPRILDALGEAGLVAAFFTIGKLARVAGAVVRRAASEGHLIGNHSWSHRHPWTMSPEAARREVRDGATALADVAGQAPAFYRPPHGRLRRCMVEEARAGGQRVVLWSRSAVDWGPLGYAAGIQWRLARVAAGDIVLMHDGGRGINRPDQLMRALPEFLSRLRRQHLTSASLSEL